The Verrucomicrobiota bacterium DNA segment TCGAGCGTGATCCGCGCACCGGCCCGGAACGGCATCTCCCAGTAGCTGTTGAATCCGCCCGCCGGGTTGACCGCGACCGGCAATGAACTGACGTTGGCGCGCACGCACCAGCCCTGGCAAAAAAAATCGCCCAGCGGAACCTCCACTGACGCGGTGGATTCTCCGTCCCAGTACATCCTCAAAATGAGATGGCGCCAGTGTTTCGGGTGTACCGTCAACCAGATGTGCTGGATCGCGCCGGACCCTTCAATCTGCGCCAGGGTTACCGTGCCCGCCCCTGCAATTGAAATGCTGGGCGAGACTTTCCAGCCTTGGCCGAGTTCGCGGGCCGGCACCGCTCCCGTGCCTTCGATGGCCATTCCCCCCTGGCCTTTGGCGCCGGTGAAGTTTTCAGCGCTGATGGATCGCGTTTGTGCCCGCGAGAGGCGAGCCAGGTTGCCGAGCGACATATCTAACCCGTTAAAGGTAGGTTCCATAAGCAGTGTGAGGGGGGATCCGCGGGCGTCACTTCAGGCCGGACGTCTTTATGGACTCGATAAGCTGGCGCTGGAAGAAGAAGAACAGGAGCAGCGTCGGAAGCGCCACGATGGTCGACCCGGCCATGATGTAATTCCACGAGGAGGTATACTGTTGATGAAAGCTGGCGATCGCAATCTGCACCACCCACAGGTTCTGATCGGTGGTGATCGTCAGGGGCCAGATGAACGCATTCCAGTTGGCCAGAAAAAAAAAGACGGCCAGTGCCGCCAGGATCGGCCGGCTCAGCGGCAGGATGATATTCCAGTAGATCCGCCAATAGCTGGCTCCGTCAAGGATCGCTGCTTCCTGCAGTTCCATGGGTATGCTGATGTAAAACTGGCGCAGCAGAAAGATGCCGAACGCATTGAAGATCGCGGGGATGATCAAGCCCGCATAGCTGTTCAGCATGCCGAGCTGGCGCACCAGCATGAATAAAGGCACGATAATCACCGGCAGGGAGACAAGGAAGGTCGAAAAGATGACCA contains these protein-coding regions:
- a CDS encoding carbohydrate ABC transporter permease — encoded protein: MPESPVKPPARPINGAGSPRRLSKMLLFGGTAVLAIATVSPLVWMIAAAFKGPGETFSPNLLPAQPTLANFHYVFTQLPFFRYMFNSFFVSGTITILALFFHSMAAFALARLRFPGRETIFLVIFSTFLVSLPVIIVPLFMLVRQLGMLNSYAGLIIPAIFNAFGIFLLRQFYISIPMELQEAAILDGASYWRIYWNIILPLSRPILAALAVFFFLANWNAFIWPLTITTDQNLWVVQIAIASFHQQYTSSWNYIMAGSTIVALPTLLLFFFFQRQLIESIKTSGLK